TTAACACCCACCCGCCTATCAGAATGATCATAAGGAACGTTGGTGGGATCGCACCAACGAAATCCAAGCTGTGCTGTGTTGGGAGCTGGCACAGGTGTGTGACAGAGGCCCAGCCAGAAGGCATTTTTGGGCAAGCGGTGTGCAAAGCCCCACAATGCAAGCTGGGGGCCTCTCAGTCACTGCAGGGTAAATCGGGAGTAGTGTGACTGACATCACCAGTGCTGCTCCAGATGTACACAGGTGTGGCTCAGAGCCAGGGTGGGATGTCATGACTTTACCATGTGACAAGGGGCTCAGAACCTTCTGCCACACGCGTTGTGGAGGGAGCCCGCAGCTTGGACTGGAGCGAGCGGCAGAGAGAACAGCTTTCAATTTGGGCGGGGAGCTGGGTGGCATTCGGGTCTCCGCAGCTCCTTGTGCAGGGTGAGTTCATTTCTGTTCTGTTGCTACTGGAGAGAAATCAGCTAGGGCCAGTGTTGTGAGCAAGGGTGATAGAGTGGTCCCAGCATCAGTGCTCTTAGGGAGTAAAAATCCCCACACCCACTAAGTCACGCTCACCGCCAGGAAATGTCCCTCTCTTTGGGGCCAGGATGCTCTTCACAAGGGTCAGCAGTTAGCTGCACCCGCGCTAAACACTACGGTAAGCCATGGCTAGGGGAGGCTGGGGAGGTGCAGGGTACAAAGGGTTAATGGTGCAGTTTAGAAACAAAGGAAGGATCAATGTGTTCCCTGCGGCTGGCAGAATGTCCGTCCGTGTCTCCAGCAAGTGACTGGAGCACTGACGATGTCTATAAGGCTGCTAGTGCTATGTATCGAGGTGGGTTTGATCCCACCGATGAGCTGCATAGGGGGATAATGGCAGAGGTGGTGAGACCCTTtcctggggaaagtgaggcagttCCAGGAGCAAGGCATGACCAGAGGGGTGGGGACTGTGTTTCCCAGGAGATTAGAGTGTTCTATGAGATGAGGAAGTAGGAAGGCAAGTGTCTTTTCAATCCCACCCATTTAAAGGAGGAAGCAGGTATGGCAGAGCAGTCCGTGCCATAGTCTGAATAGCCCCAGACTGACTGGTGAGTCATTACCCTATCCTGAGGTCCTACATATTCTACTATATCAGCAAATATTGCTTAGCAAAGCCAGAAAGGGTGTGGAGGCAGATAGGCCCAGTTCTGTACTTGCCTGCTCAGTGCATGGGGTCAGCTTGTAGATCTTTTAGCTGTGGTGTGGAGAATGCCTCCTGGACTCACCTTGCAGAGCCACCTGTGCTGGACTGAGAAGGGGATCAGTGCCCCATAACACAACTCGCCTGAGCTGTGCTCTGGCCTGGATGCAGGGTGCACGCACTGTGCTGGGTAGGGAGTGGAGCGTGTACATTTCTGTGCGGGGAGACGCCCCGAGTGGCATGTGAAACTCCTGCAGGCCCCACTCTCTCTGCATGCTGGGGGCTTGGCCACTCAGGGCAGCGAGGTGGAAATAGACCTTTGGAAGCGCCGTGTGACCaatttctctttccccccacaggCCAGGGAGCAACGAGCTCAGACGCAGACTTGAGCTGATCACGGCGGTAAGGGAGGGACAGAGATGCACTGGGACACCTGCCATGGTTCCCCCTTGTCCTGGTCCAGCCAGCCACGCTGCCTCCTCCCAGGACCCAGGTTCGTCCCTGCGAGTGCTGGGGTATCAGCCTCCATTGCCCAGCAGATTCACACTTCACCCGCTGGGCCGCAGGACGTGCCCTCACCGGGAGCTGCTGGCTCAGGTTGACCGGAGTCCCACTTCCCCCGTCTCTGCGAGCTGCGCTCTCTACAACCAGCCCCTGAATACAGTCCCTCTGGTGGAGCCGCGGGTTCAGGTCATGGCGAGGCCCACACCTCCCGCCACAGGAAGTCGCTTTGTCTACCCCACGGCCAGGCCTGTGCCTGCATTGTCCCATGTGGATCACAGCTGTACGCCTCCTCTCTCCACCAGCTGGGGCTTCTACTCCAGGGATCAGAGCTTGTCCCTTCCCTGGGAGTCCATGGAGCGAGCTAAGCAGAGCCCTACTCTGCCTGTGCCCAGATGCTACGCAGTGTACTCCATGGACAGGAGCTCAGTGCCTTACCGGGCCCCGGCTGGCCGGAGCCCTACTCCACCTCTGCCCAGGACTTACGCCATTTACTCCCTCGAGCGGACCTTGTTCTCTCACTTGGACCCCTcgctgcagcctgggctgggaTCCTCTTCTGTCCCAGTCAGCTGTGCTGTTTATTCCATGGACAGCTCATCTCCCAGCCCAGAACCGTTAGCTCAGCCTACTCCTGACTCCCCTCTATTCCCACCGCTTCTGCTGGCAGTGTACTCTGTGGGCCAGAGGTGCTGTCCCCCTCACCTGGAGCTGCTCTCGCAGATTGACCGCAGCTGCACTCCCCCAGTCTCAGCCAGCTGTGCTGTCTACTCTCGGGATGCTCCACTCAACCCTTCGCCCGGATGGCTCGCACCAAGCACTTAGCCCCAGGGGCCGAGCTGGCTAATCGCTGGAGCAGCGACCCATCAGGTCCTGTTCCTCCAACTCACCAGGCTTCCTGCCCTTCTGTCCTGACCTGGCCTAGGCTTCCCCTGGCATTGTGGCACTGTGCACAGCCTGCAGTTCCCCGTCTCCTGGCACAACTCTCCTGCTTCAATCTCAGCAGCTCAGAATAAAGGAAAAGCAGCTCGCCAGTGGGCTCCACCGCCTCTCGGGTGTTCTTGGTCTCCCACAGGGTACCGGCAGGGCCCGCACTGGATCTAAGCTCCTAGTGATCCACAGAACAGGGCAACCCAAGGAACAACTGGGCAAACAACCCATGACTTCTGTCCCCTCACTGCTCTTGTAATGGCCTCATCCCAACCTGGCGGGGCCACAAGAGGGTCACACTGTTGCCAGGTCCTGGTCAGTCCTTGGACATCTTGGCTGGGAAGTGCCAGGCGTGCCGTGGGGTTAGTGATGTGAGTGCCTGGCCCTCAGAAATAAATAGGACTCGGAGCCATCACCGTGTTTCACCCCGGGCCCCGAATGCAGAGCAACTGGGGGCGACAGTGGGCTTGACTGCCTGGGGCTAGATTTCAAACAATGGCTAAGGGGGAAAGGCTCCCTAAGCTAGCGAGGCCCTGGGATTCTCACCATTAACAGAGGGCTGGGTTCCAACCCTCCAACACACCTGGTGTAATATCTGCCCTCATGTGGCATCCCATCAGGCCGACTGGCCCAGAATGCTTTGCAAGTCCCGTATGCCTCAGTCGGCTCCCTTGTCAGAGGTGTTACAGTAGCCCAGGAAGCCACATAACTGGGTCTCTTCCCACTGGCAGAGTTATAGCAGGAAGaaaatggggaagggaggagtgtgAGAATGAGAACTAGGGACAGAGCCAGTGGTTGGGCTAAAATAACGGAGATTTTGTAAGTTGCTAGGTGAACTGTTGCCCTCTACTCGATTGAAACAGAACAGTCCAGTGGATATCATAGACCATGTACTGCTATAGCCATGAATGAATGGCAATTCTCCCTTGAGTGGAGATGTGGGGACAGGGGCATGATTTTAGAGCAAATAGGCCTGAGGTCTAGGTCAGGGACCGAGGCAGAGGGACCACAGTGCTACAGCTGTGAAGTTTCAAGCAGCCGCCGTGACCTCTCTGCAACTACTTGCTAGCAATAGATCCACTGCAGTAACTAAGACAAACTTTTGCCCCACAAATGGCTCAAGCGCAGAAGCTGCGTGAGACATCACAAACGTTTGGGTGACTTTTTGGTACCTCTGCACAGCTTAAGGCCGATCCAGCCACAGGTTTTGTACTGGTTTTTGGATAGTATGGCCAGGTAACTGATGGGAACAAGCAGTCGTGACACTAGCACCCATAAAGCAGCATGGCTGCGTCCCCAGTAAGGTTTCCAAGCTGATGTAGGTCAATCAGTACAAACACTGGCTCTGTCtccactgcattgtaaacccgggTCTGGACAATTGCTGGACCCGGGTCTCACCACTATGCTAAtgcgtccacactgcactgtGCAGCCTTTCTGACTCTGGTCTGTGGTTTGAGCTGGGTCtccactgcaaaatgacagggcttggacctgaatTTCGGCAGAACTCAGGCtgacacttagggtgaccagatgtccagattttatagggacagtcccgatatttggggctttttcttatataggctcctattacccccccaccccgtcccaatttttcacacttgctatctggtcaccctacttacaccCCACCTCACTAGCAGGATCCAAGTCaggctgatttgtgtgtggacggaagtCAGACTTGGGCTCAAACCTTAGTCAGAACCCACACTTGGCCATGCAGTGCAGATATACCCTCTGTCTAAAGCAGCCCTTCGTTTCTTTTGGCAACGGGACTTCTCAGGTCCCAAAGATTTCCAGCCCGTCCCGCAGCTTGGCTCAGCATCTCCTGGTGCCAGTCAACTGGCTGCTCAGAGCTGATTGGGTGCAAGCAGAACAGATGGCTTTGCTACCTGCTAAGGTACTTCCAGGGCCCCCACGACCCACAGTATCTATCTTCAACGTATTTCCTCTCAACACCCTGATGAGGTAGAACAGTGCTGTTATCCACTTTTGAAAGCCAGGGACTGAGGCAGATGGACCCCAAGGcctggatcctcaaaggtatttcagcACCTAACGCTCAACAGGAGAGTTAGGGACCTAACTACCTCTGAGGGCCTGGGCCTTAGTGACTTACCCAGCAAGAGGCACTGTGGCCTACTGCTGGTGCTGCGACCCACAGGAAGCCTGTTGTCTAACCAGGAATTGAATCTTTGTCTCCCTAATTCCACACAAGTGTCCTAACCATAATGTGATCCTTCCTTACTCTAGAAGACTTGAACTTGCTGTATGTCAGTGCTGCTCAGATTCAAAGGCCACACCCTGTCGCCAGGAGCCAACCAGTTACCATTGCTAAGCTCACACAGTTAGATTTACGGCCGTACTTGGGGGACTCTTCCCTAGATCTGGTTTCTGAATCTCTAGCCTGACAAACCCCAGCTCCTGCAATGTGAACACATCTCGAGGTCTATCACTGTGCAGGAGCAATAACTGCTTTGTTCAGCAAGGGTGCCTACGCAACAGCAACCAGCAGAGTAAATGTATAGCAAACAGGCAAACCTGCAAGGGTAGAGATCTG
This DNA window, taken from Trachemys scripta elegans isolate TJP31775 chromosome 8, CAS_Tse_1.0, whole genome shotgun sequence, encodes the following:
- the LOC117882289 gene encoding vegetative cell wall protein gp1-like, which gives rise to MVPPCPGPASHAASSQDPGSSLRVLGYQPPLPSRFTLHPLGRRTCPHRELLAQVDRSPTSPVSASCALYNQPLNTVPLVEPRVQVMARPTPPATGSRFVYPTARPVPALSHVDHSCTPPLSTSWGFYSRDQSLSLPWESMERAKQSPTLPVPRCYAVYSMDRSSVPYRAPAGRSPTPPLPRTYAIYSLERTLFSHLDPSLQPGLGSSSVPVSCAVYSMDSSSPSPEPLAQPTPDSPLFPPLLLAVYSVGQRCCPPHLELLSQIDRSCTPPVSASCAVYSRDAPLNPSPGWLAPST